The uncultured Treponema sp. genomic sequence ATGGAAAGATTTACTGATATAGAAAGCCTTCTTCCGCACAGAAAACCGTTTTTGTTTGTGGATTCAATTGAAAGCTATGATGAAAAAGGCTGCGTCTGCACAAGAAAATTTACAGATGAGGACTTTTTCTTTAAAGGACATTTTCCGCAGTATCCTGTTGTTCCGGGTGTAATTCTTATTGAAACTATGGCGCAGGGAGGAGGAGCTGCATTGAGCTTGCAGAAAACTTTCGCTGAAGGCAGTTTGTTTTTCCTTGCTACAGTTGACAAAGTAAAATTCCGCAATCAGGTTCGTCCGGGAGACACTGTAAGAATGGAAGTTACAAACTTGCGTGTAAGCCCAAAAATGGTAAAGCAGTCGGGCAAAGCTTTTGTAGGCGATGTTCTTTGCGCTGAAGCTGAATGGATGTGCCTTGTAGGTTCTGCAAATTAAACAGATTTAGTTGATTTTGTTCTTTTAGCCGTTGTCTTTTTGGCAGCGGCTTTTTTTGTTTGCTGAGGATTTTTTGAAGGACGTCCGCCTTTTTTTCCATTTGCGCGGGAAGCGGCGGCTTTTTTTTCGGACTTTATTTTTCCAAGGGTTTTTCCGGCATTTGAAACAGGCAGAGGAATTTCCTGCGTCTGCCAAAGCTTAAGGTTTTTCTTTCCTTCATTTTTTAAAAAAGCGATTTGCTGAATTGAGCTGTATGCGGAATCCAAACGGGCTTTTAAATTTGCGCAGAAAATTTTTTCCGTGGAATCTTCAATCCGCTCTTCAAACTGATCTATTAAACTTAAAATTTCATTTGCGGCAGTTGCGGCTTCTTTTGCGAAAGTTTCAATGTCGATTTCTTTTGTGGAATTGCTTCTGAATTTTTTTAACGCTTCTATAATCAGCTTGTCGCTTGGCTTTAATTCAACCGGGTCATCTTTAAATTCCGCGGCAAGAAGAAAAAGCGAGATGTTTGAGTCAAGCATATTCAGGTCGAATATTTGCGCTGAGTCCGGTTTTGCAGAAAGCTGAAGCTCTTCGATTTTTCGCTCTACGGATTTTTGAAGCTCGATGATTTCCTTTTTTTCTATAGTCATTCTGCTGCTAGTATAGATTAGGTTTTTGCGAAAGTCTATTACCCGTTGAAAAACAAGGGGATTTCTGCTAAAATCAGAATATGAGTACAAGATGTTTTACAATGTTAAAGCCTGGTGTTTTGAATCGCAGGCTCGTGGGCGAAGTTGTTAGCCGCCTTGAAAAAAAAGGTCTTAAATTGATCGGACTTAAGCTTATGAATATAAGCCAGGATCTTGCTTCCCAGCATTACGCAGAGCACAAAGGAAAAGCTTTTTATGATCCGCTTCTTGATTACATAACAAGCGGTCCTGTTGTTGCGATGGTTTGGCAGGGCGACGACTGCGTTACTTTGGTTAGAAAAATTACTGGCGCAACAAATCCTGCAGAAGCGGCTCCGGGAACTATCCGTGGAGATTTCTGCTGCCATACTTCTCATAACATAATCCATGCTTCAGACAGCGACGAAAGCGCAGAAAGAGAAATCGCGTTGTTTTTCAAGACGGAAGAACTTGTTGACTGGGAAGATCAGGCTGGAATCTGGT encodes the following:
- the fabZ gene encoding 3-hydroxyacyl-ACP dehydratase FabZ, encoding MERFTDIESLLPHRKPFLFVDSIESYDEKGCVCTRKFTDEDFFFKGHFPQYPVVPGVILIETMAQGGGAALSLQKTFAEGSLFFLATVDKVKFRNQVRPGDTVRMEVTNLRVSPKMVKQSGKAFVGDVLCAEAEWMCLVGSAN
- the ndk gene encoding nucleoside-diphosphate kinase; this translates as MSTRCFTMLKPGVLNRRLVGEVVSRLEKKGLKLIGLKLMNISQDLASQHYAEHKGKAFYDPLLDYITSGPVVAMVWQGDDCVTLVRKITGATNPAEAAPGTIRGDFCCHTSHNIIHASDSDESAEREIALFFKTEELVDWEDQAGIWY